Proteins encoded within one genomic window of Brenneria nigrifluens DSM 30175 = ATCC 13028:
- the ubiI gene encoding FAD-dependent 2-octaprenylphenol hydroxylase: protein MQSFDVVIAGGGMVGLALACGLQGSGLRIAVLEQHPAEIRPLEQAYALRVSAINAASECLLRHLGVWENLLALRVSPYNAMQVWDKDSFGKIGFSGEEFGFSHLGHIIENPVIRQALWQRAAQLSDVTLLAPATLKQVAWGENEAFITLQDDSMLTARLMVGADGAHSWLRRHADIPLTFWDYGHHALVASIRTAAPHESVARQVFHGDGILAFLPLGDPHLSSIVWSLPPNHAQAMLELPVREFNQQLAVAFDTRLGRCELESERQTFPLTGRYARSFAAHRLVLIGDAAHTIHPLAGQGVNLGFMDVAELISELKRLQAQGKDIGRHLYLRRYERRRKHSAALMLAGMQGFRELFDGDNPAKKLLRDVGLILADNLPGVKPTLVRQAMGLNDLPDWLDVSK from the coding sequence ATGCAATCATTCGATGTGGTTATCGCCGGCGGCGGCATGGTCGGTCTGGCGCTGGCCTGCGGTTTGCAGGGCAGCGGCCTGCGCATCGCGGTGCTGGAACAGCACCCGGCCGAGATCCGCCCGCTGGAGCAAGCGTATGCGCTGCGGGTGTCCGCCATCAACGCCGCCAGCGAATGTCTGCTGCGCCATCTGGGCGTGTGGGAAAATCTGCTGGCGCTGCGCGTCAGCCCCTACAACGCCATGCAGGTGTGGGATAAAGACAGCTTTGGCAAGATCGGCTTCAGCGGCGAAGAGTTCGGTTTTTCCCATCTGGGGCATATTATTGAAAACCCGGTCATCCGCCAGGCGCTGTGGCAGCGCGCCGCTCAGCTGAGCGACGTTACGCTGCTGGCGCCCGCGACGCTGAAACAGGTGGCCTGGGGGGAAAACGAAGCCTTTATCACCCTGCAGGATGACAGCATGCTTACCGCCCGGTTGATGGTCGGCGCGGACGGCGCGCACTCCTGGCTGCGCCGCCACGCTGATATTCCGCTGACCTTCTGGGACTACGGGCATCATGCGCTGGTCGCCAGCATCCGCACCGCAGCGCCGCATGAATCGGTGGCGCGTCAGGTATTTCACGGCGACGGCATTCTGGCGTTTCTGCCGCTCGGCGATCCGCACCTCAGTTCGATCGTCTGGTCGCTGCCGCCGAATCATGCCCAGGCCATGCTGGAGCTACCCGTCAGGGAGTTCAACCAGCAGTTGGCGGTGGCGTTCGATACGCGGCTGGGGCGGTGCGAGCTGGAAAGCGAGCGGCAGACCTTTCCGCTGACGGGGCGCTATGCGCGCAGTTTCGCCGCCCATCGGCTGGTGCTGATCGGCGATGCCGCGCACACCATTCATCCTCTGGCGGGTCAGGGCGTCAACCTGGGTTTTATGGACGTGGCGGAATTGATTTCCGAGCTGAAACGCCTGCAAGCGCAGGGCAAAGATATCGGCCGACATCTCTATCTGCGGCGCTATGAACGCAGGCGTAAACACAGCGCGGCGCTTATGCTCGCCGGCATGCAGGGCTTTCGCGAGCTGTTTGACGGCGACAATCCGGCTAAAAAACTGCTGCGCGACGTCGGCCTGATATTGGCGGATAATCTGCCTGGCGTTAAGCCGACGCTGGTGCGCCAGGCGATGGGGTTGAACGATTTACCCGACTGGCTGGATGTAAGCAAGTAG
- a CDS encoding YagU family protein, giving the protein MQLRTTKEKILLAILVGIIAGLVCALAKFGWEIPFPPRTPLRDVTNPPQELLQQLGMSYELSHITYLYNGNARPIMSFIMHFGFSITFAVLYCVIAEFNPKIKLWQGAFYGLVLHIVFHVFLLPLFGTVPAPWDQPFAEHFSELFGHMFCFWLVEIVRRDIRNRITHAPDPEVAAAEATR; this is encoded by the coding sequence ATGCAGTTACGAACCACAAAGGAAAAAATCCTGTTAGCAATACTCGTCGGGATAATTGCCGGCCTCGTTTGCGCCCTGGCCAAGTTTGGCTGGGAAATTCCTTTTCCGCCAAGAACGCCGCTGCGGGATGTGACCAACCCTCCGCAGGAGTTACTGCAACAGCTCGGCATGTCCTATGAACTGTCGCACATTACCTATCTGTATAATGGCAACGCCAGACCAATCATGAGCTTTATCATGCACTTTGGTTTTTCTATTACCTTTGCCGTGCTCTATTGCGTCATCGCCGAGTTTAATCCCAAAATCAAACTCTGGCAGGGCGCCTTTTACGGTCTGGTGCTCCACATTGTATTCCACGTTTTCCTGCTGCCGCTGTTCGGCACCGTTCCGGCACCCTGGGATCAGCCGTTCGCCGAGCATTTCTCTGAGCTTTTCGGCCATATGTTCTGCTTCTGGCTGGTGGAAATCGTCCGTCGCGATATACGCAACCGTATTACTCATGCGCCGGATCCTGAAGTCGCCGCGGCTGAAGCCACGCGCTGA
- a CDS encoding ABC transporter permease encodes MPGLAANLRAAGQRLFTIVAVLWGAATLSFIAVKLIPGDPVSIIIGGGDAVVDETFRAELVQQFGLDQPLWMQYLRYCGQALSGDLGDSYQFRQPVATVIAGALKETVPLALSALLLALTLAIVNALATAGRRHRLRRLLSGLELILLSTPVYWIGILLLTLFSFKLQWFPITGNDGIAALVLPVITLSLPLMAVFSQVLRDGLEEALSQPFALTVRTRGVGETALRLRHALRHGALAISTLTGTLMAGVLGGSILTETVFGRAGIGQITLLAIENRDMPLVLGLVMFSAFLFVAINLLIDALYLLIDPRLRKKELPHEQ; translated from the coding sequence ATGCCTGGATTAGCCGCTAACCTGCGCGCCGCCGGCCAACGCCTGTTCACCATCGTCGCCGTGCTGTGGGGCGCGGCGACGCTGTCGTTCATCGCCGTCAAGCTGATTCCGGGCGATCCGGTGTCGATTATTATCGGCGGCGGCGACGCCGTGGTGGACGAGACGTTCCGCGCCGAGCTGGTGCAGCAGTTCGGCCTCGACCAGCCGCTGTGGATGCAATACCTGCGCTACTGCGGGCAGGCGCTGAGCGGCGATCTGGGCGACAGCTACCAGTTTCGTCAGCCGGTGGCGACGGTGATCGCCGGCGCACTGAAGGAAACCGTGCCGCTGGCGCTCAGCGCGCTGCTGCTGGCCCTGACTCTGGCGATCGTCAACGCGCTGGCCACCGCCGGGCGGCGGCACCGCCTGCGCCGCCTGCTCTCCGGACTGGAACTGATCCTGCTCAGCACCCCGGTGTACTGGATCGGCATCCTGCTGCTCACCCTGTTCAGCTTCAAGCTCCAGTGGTTCCCGATTACCGGCAACGACGGCATCGCCGCGCTGGTGCTGCCGGTGATCACCCTGAGCCTGCCGCTAATGGCGGTGTTCAGCCAGGTGCTGCGGGACGGCCTGGAAGAGGCGCTGTCGCAGCCCTTCGCCCTGACGGTGCGCACGCGCGGCGTCGGCGAGACCGCGCTGCGGCTGCGTCACGCCCTGCGCCACGGCGCGCTGGCGATCTCCACGCTGACCGGTACGCTGATGGCCGGCGTGCTGGGCGGTTCGATCCTGACGGAGACGGTATTCGGGCGCGCCGGCATCGGCCAGATTACCCTGCTGGCCATCGAAAACCGCGACATGCCGCTGGTGCTGGGGCTGGTGATGTTCTCCGCCTTTCTGTTCGTGGCGATCAATCTGCTGATCGACGCGCTGTACCTGCTGATCGATCCGCGCCTGAGGAAAAAGGAGTTGCCCCATGAGCAGTGA
- a CDS encoding NADP-dependent oxidoreductase produces MSQTDRINRRIVLASRPHGAPTQDNFRLEQQPIPEIKEGEVLLRTVFLSLDPYMRGRMSDAPSYAKPVELGEVMVGATVSRVAASKHPDYRPGDWVQAYSGWQDYAVSDGRALTNLGQSPEHPSCALGVLGMPGFTAYMGLMDIGQPKAGETLVVAAATGPVGATVGQLGKLQGCRVVGVAGGAEKCRYAVEVLGFDDCIDHRATDFADQLKAACPDGIDIYYENVGGKVFDAVLPLLNTSARVPLCGLVASYNATGLPDGPDRLPLLMGSLLKKRIRMQGFIIFDDYGPRFDEFWQAVSPWVAQGKIKYREDVVDGLENAVEAFSGLLQGRNFGKLVVRAGADT; encoded by the coding sequence ATGTCGCAAACAGATCGAATCAATCGCCGCATTGTGCTGGCCTCACGTCCGCACGGTGCGCCCACGCAGGATAATTTTCGTCTGGAGCAGCAGCCGATCCCGGAGATAAAAGAGGGGGAGGTCCTGCTGCGCACGGTTTTTCTGTCGCTCGACCCCTATATGCGCGGGCGCATGAGCGACGCGCCTTCTTACGCCAAACCGGTCGAACTGGGAGAAGTCATGGTAGGGGCGACGGTCAGCCGGGTCGCGGCCTCGAAACACCCGGATTATCGCCCGGGCGACTGGGTGCAGGCCTACAGCGGCTGGCAGGACTATGCCGTTTCCGACGGCCGGGCGTTAACCAATCTGGGTCAGTCCCCTGAACATCCCTCTTGTGCGCTGGGCGTGCTGGGTATGCCGGGGTTTACCGCTTATATGGGGCTGATGGATATCGGGCAGCCCAAAGCGGGGGAAACGCTAGTGGTGGCGGCGGCAACCGGCCCGGTGGGGGCGACGGTCGGACAGCTCGGAAAACTGCAAGGGTGCCGTGTGGTGGGTGTTGCCGGCGGGGCGGAGAAGTGCCGCTATGCGGTTGAGGTGCTGGGATTTGATGACTGTATCGATCACCGCGCGACGGATTTTGCCGACCAGCTCAAGGCCGCCTGTCCTGACGGCATCGATATCTATTACGAAAACGTGGGCGGCAAGGTGTTCGATGCGGTGCTGCCGCTGCTCAATACCTCTGCCCGCGTACCGCTATGCGGACTGGTCGCCAGCTACAATGCCACCGGCCTGCCCGACGGGCCGGATCGCCTGCCGCTGCTGATGGGGAGCTTGCTGAAAAAGCGTATACGCATGCAGGGATTCATTATTTTTGATGACTATGGCCCTCGGTTCGATGAATTCTGGCAAGCCGTTTCTCCGTGGGTGGCGCAAGGCAAAATCAAATACCGGGAAGACGTGGTGGACGGGCTGGAAAATGCCGTGGAGGCGTTTTCCGGGCTGTTGCAGGGGCGCAATTTCGGCAAACTGGTGGTGCGGGCGGGGGCCGACACGTAG
- a CDS encoding isochorismate synthase: protein MGTPFHHHSFLFSSAFRSLYTEGVFKTLTWPASDPSALCQKVAHGFEQARLAGITRPIVVGAIPFDVRQPSSLYIPHACHFLSREAFKQKLSATPQTPLRIVDQQPHPQREYFLAMVESAVNAIRQGELQKIVLSRLQSVQVEHPLNTIALLATLAEQNPNGYYFHLPLAEKRYLFGASPELLLRQQGRSIWSTPLAGTAKRAADERQDRDSRDRLLTSRKDRHEHQLVIEEIRQTLAGYCSSLSIPPQPELLPTPNLWHLASPIAGELKADNSQSLSLAGLLHPTPALCGVPKEKARRLISELEPFERGVFGGIVGWSDDEGNGEWAVTIRCGISQQQHIQLYAGAGIVADSDPAAEWLEIEAKMRTMLRALGQ, encoded by the coding sequence ATGGGAACGCCATTTCATCACCACAGTTTCTTGTTTTCGTCCGCATTTCGCAGCCTTTATACCGAAGGCGTATTTAAAACCTTAACCTGGCCCGCGTCCGATCCGTCCGCGTTGTGCCAAAAAGTGGCGCATGGGTTCGAACAGGCGCGTCTTGCCGGCATAACACGTCCGATCGTGGTGGGCGCCATCCCCTTTGATGTGCGTCAACCGTCATCACTGTATATTCCTCACGCCTGTCATTTTTTGTCGCGTGAAGCATTCAAACAGAAACTGAGCGCGACGCCGCAAACGCCGCTGCGCATCGTCGACCAGCAACCACACCCGCAGCGGGAATATTTTCTCGCCATGGTGGAAAGCGCCGTAAACGCCATACGCCAAGGGGAATTACAAAAAATCGTCTTATCGCGCCTGCAGTCAGTACAGGTCGAGCATCCGCTGAATACCATCGCCCTGCTGGCAACGCTGGCCGAGCAGAACCCAAACGGCTACTACTTTCATTTACCCCTGGCAGAAAAGCGCTATTTGTTTGGCGCCAGCCCTGAACTGCTGCTGCGGCAACAGGGGCGTTCAATCTGGAGCACGCCGCTGGCAGGCACCGCCAAACGCGCCGCCGATGAACGGCAGGATCGGGATAGCCGCGATCGGCTGCTGACATCGCGCAAGGATCGTCACGAACACCAGTTGGTGATAGAAGAAATTCGCCAAACGCTGGCGGGCTACTGCTCTTCCCTCAGCATCCCGCCACAGCCTGAACTATTGCCGACGCCCAACCTCTGGCATTTGGCCAGCCCGATAGCGGGAGAGCTGAAAGCCGACAATAGCCAGTCGCTGTCGCTGGCCGGCCTGTTACACCCGACCCCCGCCCTGTGCGGCGTGCCAAAGGAAAAAGCCCGCCGGTTGATTAGCGAGCTGGAACCTTTTGAACGCGGCGTTTTTGGCGGAATCGTGGGGTGGAGCGATGACGAAGGAAATGGCGAATGGGCGGTAACCATTCGCTGCGGCATCAGCCAGCAGCAACATATTCAGTTGTATGCCGGCGCCGGTATCGTCGCCGATTCCGACCCCGCCGCCGAATGGCTGGAAATAGAAGCCAAGATGCGCACCATGCTGCGCGCCCTCGGTCAATAG
- a CDS encoding dipeptide ABC transporter ATP-binding protein: protein MTSQTKQHPAQPLLRVESLHVSFPSPHGPVESVKNLGFQVNPGEILALVGESGSGKSVTARALVGLAGEHADVRATALDLLRHDGSRCDLRYLTDRDWRSIRGREIGFILQDALVSLDPLRRIGQEVAEPILTHRLAPRSEVAGRVAALLEQAGIPDPANRAAQYPHELSGGLRQRALIASALAGGPQLLIADEPTTALDATVQKQVLTVFTALAQAGHGVLLITHDLAVVSQVADRVIVMQKGELVESGSARQVLAAPQHPYTRRLLAAIPTAATRGNWLAGENPLRDLPSGILSSLRAQGETASEVALKADRVSVSFTRPDGSRMHAVNQVSLEVKRGETLGIVGESGSGKTTLGKVILALQKPDSGEVWLADGPWSALPERERRPLRARIQTITQDPLGSFDPQFTVAQILRQPLRLRRDLSQADRQRRILTLLTLVGLTPDLLTRRPTALSGGQRQRVSIAQALASEPDLLICDEPVSALDVTTQAQVLDLLVALQRQLRLTMLFISHDLGVVQHMSHHIAVMKDGEIVETGDVEQIFNQPQHPYTRLLLSTVS from the coding sequence ATGACATCCCAAACAAAACAACACCCCGCGCAACCGCTGCTGCGGGTGGAGAGTCTGCACGTTAGCTTTCCCTCTCCGCACGGCCCGGTGGAGTCGGTGAAAAACCTCGGTTTTCAGGTTAATCCCGGTGAAATTCTGGCGCTGGTCGGCGAATCGGGTTCCGGGAAATCGGTTACCGCGCGCGCGCTGGTCGGGCTGGCGGGCGAACATGCCGACGTGCGCGCCACTGCACTCGATCTGCTGCGCCATGACGGCAGCCGCTGCGATCTGCGCTACCTGACCGATCGCGACTGGCGTAGCATCCGCGGCCGCGAGATCGGCTTTATCCTGCAGGATGCGCTGGTCTCGCTCGATCCGCTGCGCAGGATCGGCCAGGAAGTGGCGGAACCGATCCTCACCCATCGGCTGGCGCCGCGCTCGGAGGTCGCCGGGCGGGTGGCGGCGCTGCTGGAACAGGCGGGCATTCCCGACCCGGCCAACCGCGCCGCCCAGTATCCGCATGAACTCTCCGGCGGCTTGCGCCAGCGGGCGCTTATCGCTTCCGCGCTGGCGGGCGGTCCGCAGCTGTTGATTGCCGACGAACCCACCACCGCGCTGGACGCCACGGTGCAAAAGCAGGTGCTGACGGTGTTTACCGCCCTGGCGCAGGCCGGTCACGGCGTGCTGCTGATCACCCACGATCTGGCGGTGGTCTCGCAGGTGGCGGACCGGGTTATCGTCATGCAGAAAGGCGAACTGGTGGAGTCCGGCTCCGCCCGCCAGGTGCTTGCCGCGCCGCAGCACCCTTATACCCGCCGCCTGCTGGCGGCGATCCCCACCGCGGCCACGCGCGGCAACTGGCTGGCGGGCGAGAATCCGCTGCGCGATCTGCCCTCCGGGATCTTGTCGTCACTACGCGCCCAAGGCGAAACGGCTTCGGAGGTGGCGCTGAAAGCGGATCGGGTATCGGTCTCTTTTACCCGCCCTGACGGCAGCCGTATGCATGCCGTCAATCAGGTATCGCTGGAAGTAAAACGCGGTGAAACGCTGGGCATCGTCGGCGAGTCCGGTTCGGGCAAAACCACCCTGGGGAAAGTCATTCTGGCCTTGCAGAAACCGGATAGCGGCGAGGTATGGCTGGCGGACGGCCCCTGGAGCGCGCTGCCGGAGCGTGAACGCCGCCCGCTGCGCGCCCGCATTCAGACCATCACCCAGGATCCGCTCGGTTCGTTCGATCCGCAATTCACCGTGGCGCAGATCCTCCGGCAGCCGCTGCGGTTACGCCGCGATCTCAGCCAGGCGGATCGGCAACGGCGCATCCTGACCCTGCTGACGCTGGTCGGGCTGACGCCGGACCTGCTGACGCGCCGCCCGACCGCGCTCTCCGGCGGTCAGCGGCAGCGGGTGTCCATCGCCCAGGCGCTGGCCTCGGAACCGGATCTGCTGATCTGCGACGAGCCGGTTTCCGCGCTGGACGTCACCACCCAGGCGCAGGTGCTGGATCTGCTGGTGGCGCTACAGCGTCAGCTGCGGCTTACCATGCTGTTTATCTCCCACGATCTCGGCGTGGTGCAGCATATGAGCCATCACATCGCGGTGATGAAAGACGGCGAAATCGTCGAAACCGGCGACGTGGAGCAGATCTTCAACCAGCCGCAGCATCCCTATACGCGGCTGCTGCTGTCGACGGTGAGCTAG
- a CDS encoding ABC transporter substrate-binding protein, with product MEKKSSAARFPSAKLLTAGALSLLFAFSPSAWSADNSEKPVQGGILNVGLGSDTPTIDPHTTAYSVAAVVTRNVLDSLVGQAEDNSFTPWLAERWEISDDRKVYTFHLRKDVTFSDGTKLDAAAVKYNFDRILDPKTISPYSKSLLGPVEAVETPDDYTVVLRYKEAFAPLLQGLSLPYLGIQSPTYLKNTPNTSNTVVGSGPFILDSFVKGSGSKLSKRADYNWGPGYATHQGPAYLDGIEFKFLPEAAVRLGALNSGQVHAIDAIPPVNHAQVLKNGKLQVVSYENPGVNRVLYLNIAQGPFQDVKVRQAFQSSVDGPAAVKATFFGTLKAADNVLGPSTLYYDPAIASTWGFDTNKANRLLDEAGWSTKDAQGYRTKDGKRLTARFIYVANNVESADVALFQAVQFQVKQTGFDLKLDPVDSGIFSSRTASGDYDIASNFFVRPEPDILRTVFHSAYIPPQGNNHARVNTLDDKLIRAVGAGDEERKRLYHEVQREVIEQAYVVPLYVPAYQLGLSKKVHGVNWATNAKPNFYDAWISR from the coding sequence ATGGAAAAAAAATCATCAGCAGCGCGGTTTCCATCGGCTAAACTTCTCACCGCAGGCGCTTTATCCCTGCTTTTTGCCTTCAGCCCCAGCGCATGGAGCGCCGACAATAGCGAAAAACCGGTTCAGGGCGGCATACTCAACGTCGGGCTGGGCAGCGATACCCCAACCATCGATCCCCACACCACCGCCTATTCCGTCGCCGCGGTGGTCACGCGCAACGTTCTCGACTCGCTGGTCGGCCAGGCGGAAGACAACAGCTTTACCCCCTGGTTGGCGGAGCGCTGGGAAATCAGCGACGATCGCAAGGTCTACACTTTCCATTTGCGCAAGGATGTAACCTTCAGCGACGGCACCAAGCTGGACGCGGCGGCGGTGAAATACAACTTCGACCGCATTCTGGATCCGAAGACCATCTCCCCGTACTCCAAATCGTTGCTGGGACCGGTCGAGGCCGTCGAAACCCCGGACGACTACACGGTGGTTTTGCGCTACAAGGAAGCGTTCGCGCCGCTGTTGCAGGGGCTGAGCCTGCCCTACCTGGGCATTCAGTCGCCGACCTACCTGAAGAACACCCCCAACACCAGCAATACGGTGGTGGGATCCGGGCCGTTTATTCTCGACTCCTTTGTCAAAGGCAGCGGCAGCAAGCTGAGCAAACGCGCCGATTATAATTGGGGGCCGGGCTACGCCACCCATCAGGGTCCGGCTTATCTGGACGGCATCGAATTCAAGTTCCTGCCGGAAGCCGCGGTGCGGCTGGGCGCGCTCAACAGCGGACAGGTGCATGCCATCGACGCTATTCCGCCGGTCAACCACGCGCAGGTGCTGAAAAACGGCAAATTGCAGGTAGTCTCCTACGAAAACCCCGGCGTCAACCGCGTGCTCTACCTCAACATTGCGCAGGGACCCTTCCAGGACGTCAAGGTGCGCCAGGCGTTCCAAAGCTCGGTGGACGGCCCGGCGGCGGTCAAGGCTACCTTCTTCGGCACGCTGAAAGCGGCGGACAACGTTCTCGGCCCCTCCACGCTGTACTATGATCCAGCCATCGCCTCCACCTGGGGATTCGATACGAACAAGGCCAATCGCCTGCTGGATGAGGCCGGCTGGTCGACGAAGGACGCCCAGGGTTACCGTACCAAAGACGGCAAACGCCTGACCGCGCGCTTTATTTACGTCGCCAACAATGTGGAATCGGCCGATGTAGCCCTGTTTCAGGCGGTGCAATTCCAGGTCAAACAGACCGGGTTCGATCTCAAGCTCGATCCGGTAGATTCGGGCATCTTCTCCAGCCGCACCGCCTCCGGCGATTACGACATCGCCTCCAACTTCTTCGTGCGTCCCGAGCCGGACATTCTGCGCACCGTGTTCCACTCCGCCTATATCCCGCCGCAGGGCAACAACCACGCCCGCGTAAACACGCTGGACGACAAACTGATCCGCGCAGTGGGCGCCGGTGACGAGGAACGCAAGCGCCTGTACCATGAAGTGCAGCGTGAAGTGATCGAACAGGCCTACGTGGTGCCGCTGTACGTCCCGGCATACCAGTTGGGGCTGTCGAAGAAAGTGCACGGCGTCAACTGGGCCACCAACGCCAAACCGAACTTCTACGATGCCTGGATTAGCCGCTAA
- a CDS encoding isochorismate lyase gives MLKPKDCRNLQDVREGIDTIDKQIFTLFLQRLDYVYSASRFKPDEASISAPERVESMLDERRRWAKEHHVDENFIASLYENIIHKFISAQIKFWRASKSS, from the coding sequence ATGCTAAAGCCCAAAGATTGCCGTAACTTACAAGACGTAAGAGAAGGCATTGACACAATAGATAAGCAGATATTTACTCTTTTCCTGCAGCGCCTGGATTATGTCTATTCGGCCAGCCGCTTTAAGCCCGACGAAGCCAGCATTTCAGCGCCGGAGCGCGTGGAGTCCATGCTGGATGAGCGCCGGCGCTGGGCAAAAGAACATCATGTCGATGAAAATTTCATTGCGTCATTATACGAAAACATTATTCATAAATTCATTAGCGCGCAAATTAAATTTTGGCGAGCGAGTAAATCGTCATAG
- the ubiH gene encoding 2-octaprenyl-6-methoxyphenyl hydroxylase, which yields MTVMIVGGGMAGATLALAISTLSQGKVPVELVEAKSPLDRRHPGFDARAIALAEGTCRQLENIGIWQALADCASAISHIHVSDRGHACFVNLNASDYRVPALGQVMELHAAGRRLFSLLQQAPGVRLHCPAQVVAVTRTQTDATLTLDNATQLTGRLLVAADGSHSRLAQSCGVQWQQQEYGQIAVIANVTTSQPHQGRAFERFTPHGPLALLPMSQGRSALVWCHEQNRQAEVDGWSEAEFRRRLQLAFGWRLGAFTHIGERHSYPLRLLTANRHIHHRLALVGNAAQTLHPIAGQGFNLGLRDVMSLAETIVEAVDNRQDPGGYAVLSRYQQRRQPDQQTTVAITDGLVRLFANRYTALEIGRNLGLAAMNNLPMMRDALARRTLGWVER from the coding sequence ATGACGGTAATGATTGTCGGCGGCGGCATGGCCGGCGCGACGCTGGCGCTGGCGATATCCACCCTTTCGCAAGGAAAGGTGCCGGTTGAACTGGTCGAAGCGAAGTCGCCCCTCGATCGCCGGCATCCGGGATTTGATGCACGAGCGATAGCCCTGGCGGAAGGCACCTGTCGGCAGTTGGAAAATATCGGCATCTGGCAGGCGCTGGCGGACTGCGCCTCGGCGATATCCCACATCCACGTCAGCGACCGCGGCCACGCCTGCTTTGTCAACCTGAACGCCTCCGACTACCGCGTTCCGGCGCTGGGCCAGGTGATGGAGCTGCACGCGGCGGGACGGCGCCTGTTCTCGCTGTTGCAACAGGCTCCCGGCGTGCGTCTGCACTGCCCGGCGCAGGTGGTGGCGGTCACCCGCACTCAGACCGACGCCACCTTAACGCTGGATAACGCTACGCAGCTGACCGGACGGTTGCTGGTGGCCGCCGACGGTTCGCACTCCAGGCTGGCGCAATCCTGCGGCGTTCAGTGGCAGCAGCAGGAGTACGGTCAGATCGCCGTTATCGCCAACGTCACCACCTCGCAGCCGCACCAGGGCCGCGCCTTTGAACGTTTTACGCCGCACGGACCGCTGGCGCTGCTGCCGATGAGCCAGGGGCGCAGCGCGCTGGTGTGGTGTCATGAGCAAAACCGGCAGGCCGAGGTCGACGGCTGGAGCGAGGCCGAATTCCGTCGGCGGCTACAGTTGGCCTTTGGCTGGCGTCTGGGCGCCTTTACCCATATTGGTGAACGCCACAGCTATCCGCTACGCTTACTGACCGCCAACCGGCATATTCACCACCGGCTGGCGCTGGTGGGCAATGCGGCGCAGACGCTGCACCCGATCGCCGGGCAAGGCTTCAATCTGGGCCTGCGGGACGTGATGTCCCTGGCGGAAACCATCGTCGAGGCCGTCGACAACCGGCAGGATCCGGGCGGCTATGCCGTCCTCAGCCGTTATCAGCAGCGTCGCCAGCCAGACCAGCAGACCACGGTGGCGATCACCGACGGTCTGGTCAGGCTTTTCGCCAACCGCTACACCGCGTTGGAAATCGGCCGCAATCTGGGGCTGGCGGCCATGAATAATCTGCCGATGATGCGCGATGCCCTGGCCCGGCGTACGCTGGGCTGGGTGGAACGTTAA
- a CDS encoding ABC transporter permease translates to MSSDPVLLPRRPAAVYRNPWLAAGTLLPALIVVLLLLAVFFPTLFTRYTPNDMDFAAVLQPPGPRHWFGTDQLGRDVFARVVHGTSLSLTIGVGATLLACTGGILLGTAAALAPRALRQLLVRLLDILLAFPDLLLALLAIAVLGRGPENTLLAVGLAGIAGYARLVRSQVLQVKLSGYVEHAVALGESPLYIILRHIVPNTVRPLLILATIGIGQAVLAASALSFLGLGVTPPTAEWGALLSDGRNFLDSAPWVSLLPASMIALSVIAITLLGRRLQSIVAKGGA, encoded by the coding sequence ATGAGCAGTGATCCCGTGCTGCTGCCGCGCAGGCCGGCGGCGGTTTACCGCAATCCCTGGCTGGCGGCGGGTACGCTGCTGCCGGCGCTGATCGTCGTGCTGCTGCTGCTGGCGGTGTTCTTTCCGACGCTGTTTACCCGTTACACCCCGAACGACATGGATTTCGCGGCGGTGTTGCAGCCCCCGGGCCCGCGCCACTGGTTCGGCACCGATCAGCTTGGCCGTGACGTGTTCGCCCGCGTGGTCCACGGCACCTCGCTGTCGCTGACCATCGGCGTCGGCGCCACCCTGCTCGCCTGTACGGGCGGCATCCTGCTGGGGACGGCGGCGGCGCTGGCGCCGCGGGCGCTGCGTCAGTTGCTGGTACGCCTGCTGGACATCCTGCTCGCCTTTCCCGACCTGCTGCTGGCGCTGCTGGCCATCGCCGTGCTGGGACGCGGTCCGGAGAATACGCTGCTGGCCGTCGGGCTGGCCGGCATCGCGGGCTACGCCCGGCTGGTGCGCTCGCAGGTATTGCAGGTCAAGCTCTCCGGCTACGTCGAGCACGCCGTTGCGCTGGGAGAATCGCCGCTGTACATCATTCTGCGCCACATCGTTCCCAACACCGTGCGTCCGCTGCTGATCCTGGCGACCATCGGCATCGGTCAGGCGGTGCTGGCGGCCTCCGCGCTGAGCTTCCTGGGGCTGGGCGTGACGCCGCCCACCGCGGAGTGGGGAGCGCTGCTGTCCGACGGCCGCAACTTCCTGGACAGCGCGCCCTGGGTCAGCCTGCTGCCGGCCAGCATGATCGCCCTTTCCGTCATCGCCATCACCCTGCTGGGGCGCCGGTTGCAATCCATCGTGGCAAAAGGCGGCGCATAA